A window of Peromyscus eremicus chromosome 7, PerEre_H2_v1, whole genome shotgun sequence contains these coding sequences:
- the Mto1 gene encoding protein MTO1 homolog, mitochondrial, with amino-acid sequence MLLLRDCGRWAAASLGRRLPSPRLRSDSAAPCRAHFDVVVIGGGHAGTEAAAAAARCGSRTLLLTHRVDTIGQMSCNPSFGGIGKGHLMREVDALDGLCSRICDQSGIHYKVLNRRKGPAVWGLRAQIDRKLYKQNMQKEILNTPLLTVQEGAVEDLVLTEPEPGHAGKCRVRGVILADGSTIYAESVILTTGTFLRGMIVIGLETQPAGRLGDQPSIGLAQTLEKLGFVVGRLKTGTPPRLAKESINFTILNKHTPDNPSVPFSFLSETVWIKPEDQLPCFLTHTNPRVDEIVLGNLHLNNHVKETTRGPRYCPSIESKVLRFPNRVHQVWLEPEGMDSDLIYPQGLSVTLPAELQEKMITCIRGLEKAKMVHPGYGVQYDYLDPRQISPSLETHSVQRLFFAGQINGTTGYEEAAAQGVIAGINASLRVSQKPPFVVSRTEGYIGVLIDDLTTLGTSEPYRMFTSRVEFRLSLRPDNADIRLTFRAHKDAGCVSPQRYERASWMKSSLEEGMSVLKSIEFSSSKWKKLIPQAPISIHRSLPVSALDVLKYEEVDMELLANAVPEPLKKYTTSRDLARRLKIEATYESVLLYQLQEIKEVQRDEAFQLPQDLDYLTIRDVSLSQEVREKLHLSRPQTIGAASRIPGVTPAAIVNLLRFVKTTQQKQAAVTEHQTS; translated from the exons ATGTTGCTTCTCCGAGACTGCGGCCGCTGGGCCGCGGCGTCCCTCGGCCGACGCTTGCCTTCGCCTCGCCTCCGCAGCGACAGCGCGGCGCCGTGCCGCGCGCACTTCGATGTGGTAGTGATCGGAGGGGGCCACGCGGGGACCGAGGCGGCCGCCGCCGCTGCGCGCTGTGGCTCGCGGACCCTGCTCCTCACACACCGCGTGGACACGATCG GTCAGATGTCCTGTAATCCTTCCTTTGGTGGCATCGGAAAGGGGCATTTGATGAGGGAAGTAGATGCCTTGGATGGCTTGTGTTCTCGAATCTGTGACCAGTCTGGTATACATTACAAAGTATTAAACCGGCGTAAGGGTCCCGCTGTGTGGGGGCTGAGAGCGCAGATTGATCGGAAACTTTATAAACAGAACATGCAG AAGGAAATCCTGAATACGCCCCTGCTCACTGTTCAGGAGGGAGCTGTAGAAGATCTAGTTCTTACAGAACCGGAGCCTGGACACGCTGGGAAGTGCCGGGTCAGGGGTGTTATTTTGG CAGATGGAAGCACAATTTATGCAGAGAGTGTAATTCTGACAACTGGGACATTTCTGAGAGGCATGATTGTAATTGGATTGGAGACACAGCCCGCAGGACGTTTGGGGGATCAGCCCTCTATAGGGTTAGCTCAAACTCTGGAGAAGTTGGGGTTTGTAGTAGGAAGACTGAAGACTGGGACCCCACCCCGACTTGCCAAAGAGTCCATTAATTTCACCATTCTAAACAAGCACACACCAGATAATCCTTCCGTACCATTCAGCTTCCTCAGTGAAACAGTGTGGATCAAG CCAGAAGATCAGCTGCCATGTTTCTTGACTCACACCAACCCCAGAGTGGATGAAATTGTCCTTGGGAACCTTCACCTGAATAACCATGTTAAGGAAACTACAAGAGGACCCCG ATACTGTCCCTCTATTGAATCAAAGGTTTTACGTTTTCCAAACCGTGTACATCAGGTTTGGTTGGAACCGGAAGGAATGGATTCCGATCTTATCTACCCCCAAGGGTTATCTGTTACCCTACCCGCTGAGTTACAAGAGAAAATGATAACATGCATCAGAGGCTTGGAGAAAGCCAAAATGGTTCATCCAG GTTATGGTGTTCAGTATGACTATCTGGATCCCCGGCAGATCAGCCCATCCCTCGAGACGCATTCAGTTCAGCGGTTGTTCTTTGCTGGACAGATCAATGGAACCACTGGCTACGAGGAAGCTGCAGCTCAG GGTGTGATAGCTGGAATCAACGCCAGTCTGCGGGTCAGTCAAAAACCACCCTTTGTTGTAAGTCGCACAGAAGGCTACATAGGAGTCTTGATTGATGACCTCACCACACTGGGCACCAGCGAACCATACCGCATGTTTACTAGCAGGGTAGAGTTCCGCTTGTCACTGCGCCCGGATAATGCTGACATCCGCCTCACATTccgag CTCATAAGGATGCCGGCTGTGTGTCCCCACAGCGATATGAAAGAGCATCATGGATGAAGTCTTCCTTAGAAGAAGGCATGTCTGTATTGAAATCCATTGAGTTTTCAAGCTCCAAGTGGAAAAAGTTAATTCCACAAGCTCCTATAAGTATTCATAGAAGCCTTCCTGTCAG TGCTCTAGATGTTCTTAAGTATGAAGAAGTTGACATGGAGTTACTAGCCAATGCTGTTCCCGAACCCTTGAAGAAGTATACTACATCTAGAGATCTGGCTAGAAGACTGAAAATAGAAG cTACTTATGAGTCAGTCTTGCTGTATCAACTACAAGAAATAAAGGAGGTTCAGCGAGATGAAGCTTTCCAACTGCCACAAGACCTAGATTATCTAACAATCAGGGATGTGTCCTTGTCCCAAGAAGTTCGAGAGAAGCTACACTTGAGTCGCCCACAGACA ATTGGGGCTGCTAGTCGTATCCCTGGAGTGACACCAGCTGCCATCGTCAATCTGCTCAGATTTGTGAAGACCACTCAGCAAAAACAGGCAGCAGTAACGGAGCACCAAACCAGTTAG